The DNA window CCGAGCAGGGCTTCGACTTCGTCGCGGTGGAGGGGGACTGGCCGGACTGCGACCGGGTGCACCGCTCGGTGGTGGGCGCGCCGGGCGGGCTGGCCGATCCGCTGGTCGCGCTGGAGCGGTTCGAACGCTGGCCCACCTGGATGTGGGCGAACGCCGAGGTGGCCCGGTTCTGCCGCTGGCTGCGGGCCTGGAACCTGGAGCGCCCCGAGGGGGGACGGGCCGGCTTCCACGGCCTCGACGTCTACTCGCTCTGGGAGTCGATGCAGGCCATCTTCGACTATCTGGGCGAGGAGGACCCGGCCTCGCTGGAGGCGGCCCAGGAGGCGTACCGCTGCTTCGAGCCCTACGGCAAACAGGTCGAGGAGTACGGGATGGCCAGCCGGTTCGTCTCCGCCCGGTGCGAGGAGGAGGTGGTGCGGCTGTTGGCGCGTACCCGGGAACAGGCCGCCGCGGACGGCCCGGACCGCTTCGCGGCCTGGCAGAACGCGGAGGTGGTGGCCGGCGCGGAGCGCTACTACCGGGCGATGGTCGGTGGCGGCCCGGAGTCGTGGAACGTCCGCGACGTGCACATGGCCGACACGCTGGACCGGTTGCTCGACCGCTACGGGCCGGACGCGCGGGGCGTCGTGTGGGCGCACAACACGCACGTCGGCGACGCGCGGGCCACCGAGATGGCGGCGGACGGCATGGTCACCATCGGCCAGCTCGCCCGGGAGCGGCACGGCCGGGACGCGGTCGCGCTGGTCGGCTTCGGAAGCTGGCGGGGGACGGTGGTCGCCGCGCCGCGTTGGGGCTCCCCGGCGGAGACGATGGCGGTGCCGCCGGCCCGGGACGGGTCGCTGGAGCACCGTCTGCACGAGCTGATGCCGGACCGGGCGGTGCTGGTCTTCGGCGGCCCGGACGAGCCGGACTGGGTGACCGGCGAGGCGGATCACCGGGCCATCGGCGTGGTCTACGACCCGAGCTTCGAGTCCTGGGGCAACTACGTGCCGACCCGGCTGGGGGAGCGGTACGACGCGTTCGTCTGGTGCGACGAGACGACCGCGTTGCACCCGCTGCCGGCGTTGGTGACGCCGGGCGAGATGGAGACGTATCCGGCCGGGGTGTGAGGTGGTTTGGCGGGGCCCCCTGTTATGCGCCAGGCGTTAACAGGGGGCCCCGCCTTTCACTTCACCTGGGC is part of the Micromonospora sp. WMMD980 genome and encodes:
- a CDS encoding erythromycin esterase family protein, whose translation is MLVQRLGAPSDFDPLLERVRDARIVMIGEATHGSYDYYRLREQLTRRLIAEQGFDFVAVEGDWPDCDRVHRSVVGAPGGLADPLVALERFERWPTWMWANAEVARFCRWLRAWNLERPEGGRAGFHGLDVYSLWESMQAIFDYLGEEDPASLEAAQEAYRCFEPYGKQVEEYGMASRFVSARCEEEVVRLLARTREQAAADGPDRFAAWQNAEVVAGAERYYRAMVGGGPESWNVRDVHMADTLDRLLDRYGPDARGVVWAHNTHVGDARATEMAADGMVTIGQLARERHGRDAVALVGFGSWRGTVVAAPRWGSPAETMAVPPARDGSLEHRLHELMPDRAVLVFGGPDEPDWVTGEADHRAIGVVYDPSFESWGNYVPTRLGERYDAFVWCDETTALHPLPALVTPGEMETYPAGV